In Luteibaculum oceani, the following are encoded in one genomic region:
- the hisH gene encoding imidazole glycerol phosphate synthase subunit HisH: MNVVVIKYNAGNTKSVINALERIGVQPILTDKPELIASADRVIFPGVGHAKPAMEYLKSKGLDLIIRTLKQPTLGICLGMQLMFKKSEEGNVDGMGIFDGEVIRFPSEPGLKIPHMGWTETQLSDNPLFAGLNPQEFYYHVHSYFIPSSENAIAKSKHGTTEFVTAVEKNNFYAVQFHPEKSGKAGSRIIENFINLPWK, translated from the coding sequence ATGAATGTAGTGGTAATAAAATATAACGCTGGCAATACCAAATCGGTTATAAATGCCCTAGAAAGAATTGGTGTACAACCTATTTTAACGGATAAACCAGAATTAATCGCATCTGCGGATCGCGTAATTTTCCCTGGAGTTGGCCATGCAAAGCCAGCAATGGAATACCTTAAATCAAAGGGTTTGGATTTGATTATTCGAACCCTAAAACAACCCACACTTGGGATTTGTTTGGGCATGCAATTGATGTTTAAAAAGTCTGAGGAGGGAAATGTTGATGGGATGGGGATTTTTGATGGCGAGGTAATTCGCTTTCCATCGGAGCCTGGGCTTAAAATCCCGCATATGGGATGGACGGAAACACAGCTTTCCGATAACCCTTTATTTGCTGGATTAAATCCACAGGAGTTCTATTATCACGTGCACAGTTATTTTATACCATCCAGTGAAAATGCCATAGCAAAATCAAAACATGGGACAACAGAATTTGTAACGGCTGTTGAGAAAAACAATTTTTACGCAGTACAATTTCATCCCGAGAAAAGCGGAAAAGCAGGTTCTAGAATCATAGAAAACTTTATAAATCTACCATGGAAATAA
- a CDS encoding YceI family protein codes for MKIIAKIILVLLVLPAIGQNKLMDRNAQIKFESNAPVDDDVRAVNKQVAAILVEESGDLAFQVLIKGFEFKKALMQEHFNENYMESDKFPKARFKGGIADFSTLSLNSEPQNVDITGELEIKGKTKGISVSGTMAKSDDGYILDAKFPITITDFGIKIPELVADKVSKVFDVEVHAEFKK; via the coding sequence ATGAAAATTATAGCGAAAATTATACTTGTGCTTTTGGTTTTGCCCGCTATTGGACAGAACAAGCTGATGGACCGAAATGCACAGATAAAGTTTGAGTCTAACGCACCAGTTGATGACGATGTTAGAGCGGTAAACAAGCAGGTAGCAGCCATTTTGGTTGAAGAGTCTGGTGACCTTGCATTTCAAGTTTTGATTAAGGGCTTTGAGTTTAAAAAGGCTCTCATGCAGGAGCACTTTAACGAGAACTACATGGAGAGTGATAAGTTTCCGAAAGCTCGCTTTAAGGGTGGAATAGCTGATTTTTCTACGCTTTCATTAAACTCCGAACCACAGAATGTAGATATCACTGGTGAGCTAGAAATTAAAGGCAAAACAAAGGGAATAAGCGTTAGTGGCACCATGGCTAAATCGGATGATGGGTATATACTAGACGCCAAATTTCCAATTACAATAACCGACTTTGGAATTAAGATTCCAGAATTAGTCGCCGATAAAGTCTCCAAAGTTTTTGATGTTGAAGTCCATGCAGAGTTTAAGAAATAA
- a CDS encoding DUF4159 domain-containing protein: protein MKFLTAVFILTCSILFGQYDYEIAQLKYSGGGDYYANPSSLKNLVEFANNTAGTSINPNYNFVETGSQDLFRYPYIYVTGHGNVLFNPSEVENLKNYLLAGGFLHIDDNYGMDAFIRTEIKKLFPDKDWVELPFNHPIYHQKFDFANGLPKIHAHDGQPSEGLAIMEGERVLIFYSFQSDLGDGWEDAEVHNNPEETRLKALRMGTNVLLYALFGSNQDIETN, encoded by the coding sequence ATGAAATTTTTAACGGCCGTTTTTATATTAACCTGCTCCATACTGTTTGGTCAGTACGACTACGAAATTGCTCAGCTAAAATACAGTGGCGGGGGCGATTACTATGCCAATCCAAGTTCACTTAAGAATCTAGTGGAGTTTGCGAATAACACGGCCGGTACAAGTATAAATCCGAATTACAATTTTGTTGAAACCGGGTCGCAAGATTTATTTCGTTATCCATATATATACGTGACTGGGCACGGAAATGTACTGTTTAATCCCTCGGAGGTAGAAAACCTCAAGAACTACCTACTCGCAGGTGGCTTTCTACACATAGACGACAACTATGGAATGGATGCCTTTATCCGAACAGAAATAAAAAAATTATTTCCCGATAAAGACTGGGTAGAACTTCCTTTTAACCATCCGATCTATCACCAAAAATTTGACTTCGCGAATGGACTTCCAAAAATTCATGCTCACGACGGACAACCCTCGGAAGGTCTTGCCATAATGGAGGGAGAAAGAGTATTAATTTTTTACTCCTTTCAAAGTGATTTAGGTGATGGTTGGGAAGACGCAGAAGTACATAACAACCCGGAAGAGACTCGCCTAAAAGCGCTGAGAATGGGCACAAATGTTTTGCTTTATGCACTGTTTGGCAGCAATCAAGATATTGAAACCAATTAA
- a CDS encoding RsmE family RNA methyltransferase yields MHAFYHPTLSEGNNILSKEESHHMLKVMRLKQGAEFILLNGEGKSAEATLTKADKNIAHCAVEKITIHEKKSPLINLFIAPPKSGDRLDLIVEKAPELGVNSIHFLMCRNSERKHLKVDKIQQKVIAACKQSLQAYFPAVHDFIDIHKMELQPDHSNLIFHCREDIVRTEIEKVKLHSTINLFIGPEGDFAKEEIKMLLDKGGLSTSLSNSRLRTETAALSAIIKSETLYFI; encoded by the coding sequence ATGCATGCATTCTACCATCCAACTCTAAGCGAAGGAAATAACATCCTCTCAAAAGAAGAAAGTCACCACATGCTTAAAGTGATGCGACTAAAGCAAGGGGCAGAATTTATTCTTTTAAATGGCGAGGGAAAATCCGCGGAGGCAACCTTAACAAAAGCTGATAAAAATATTGCGCATTGTGCGGTAGAAAAAATTACAATTCACGAAAAAAAATCGCCACTAATCAACCTGTTTATTGCCCCTCCAAAAAGTGGCGATAGGCTAGATTTAATTGTAGAAAAAGCTCCCGAACTTGGAGTAAATTCCATACACTTTTTAATGTGTCGAAATAGTGAACGCAAGCATTTAAAGGTGGATAAAATCCAACAAAAAGTTATTGCGGCTTGTAAGCAAAGTTTACAAGCTTATTTCCCAGCAGTGCACGACTTCATTGATATCCACAAGATGGAGCTCCAACCAGATCATAGCAACCTAATATTCCATTGCCGGGAGGACATTGTTAGAACTGAAATAGAAAAAGTAAAACTCCACTCCACCATTAATCTGTTTATTGGTCCGGAAGGGGATTTTGCAAAAGAGGAGATTAAAATGCTTTTAGACAAAGGGGGATTATCGACCTCGTTAAGCAATTCTAGACTGCGCACTGAGACCGCCGCACTCTCAGCAATAATAAAAAGTGAAACCCTTTATTTTATCTGA
- the hisIE gene encoding bifunctional phosphoribosyl-AMP cyclohydrolase/phosphoribosyl-ATP diphosphatase HisIE, with protein MNEISKDLEDQVEFSKYSDGLVPAIIQDSATGQVLMLGFMNQEALSQTLESGKATFFSRSKNRLWTKGESSGNFLIVENIYLDCDKDTLLVKARPSGPTCHTGEKTCFKKDQIHSVGFLEELNATLLEKKNSPEKASYTSSLHAKGINKIAQKVGEEAVELVIEAMDNKDDLFLNEAADLMYHYLVLIHAKGYQLTDVVKILQARSK; from the coding sequence ATGAATGAAATAAGTAAAGACTTGGAAGATCAAGTAGAGTTTTCAAAATATAGCGATGGTCTTGTTCCTGCAATAATCCAGGATTCTGCAACCGGCCAGGTTCTAATGTTGGGTTTTATGAATCAGGAGGCTTTATCCCAGACTCTTGAATCAGGAAAGGCTACATTTTTTTCCAGATCCAAAAATAGACTCTGGACCAAAGGAGAAAGCAGTGGTAATTTTCTAATAGTTGAGAATATTTACCTTGACTGCGACAAGGATACCCTATTAGTTAAAGCAAGGCCTTCTGGCCCTACCTGCCATACGGGTGAAAAAACTTGCTTTAAGAAAGATCAGATCCATTCCGTTGGTTTTTTAGAAGAGTTGAATGCGACGCTTTTGGAAAAGAAAAATTCCCCAGAAAAAGCTTCATATACTTCAAGTTTACATGCCAAGGGAATTAATAAGATTGCTCAAAAGGTTGGCGAGGAAGCGGTGGAGTTGGTGATCGAGGCTATGGATAACAAAGATGATTTATTCCTCAATGAAGCTGCCGATTTGATGTACCACTATTTGGTATTAATTCATGCCAAAGGGTATCAGTTAACAGATGTTGTAAAAATACTTCAGGCCAGGAGCAAGTAG
- a CDS encoding OB-fold protein has protein sequence MPKKIFVGIAVVLSIGILAGAVGFYLYQKEVPSLADAKPAATLTAEELYSEFETSESAANEKYLGKVIEVSGKVVSTENRDGNVSVLLSADSDLGGVQCSLDSTYREVKVKVGDELRLKCQCNGMLFDVALNRCVIKD, from the coding sequence ATGCCGAAGAAAATTTTTGTTGGAATTGCTGTGGTCCTGTCAATTGGTATTCTAGCAGGGGCTGTGGGTTTTTATCTGTATCAAAAGGAGGTTCCATCCCTTGCCGATGCTAAACCAGCAGCGACCTTAACGGCAGAAGAGTTGTATTCTGAATTTGAAACATCCGAAAGCGCGGCCAACGAAAAATACCTTGGTAAGGTTATTGAAGTTTCAGGTAAAGTAGTTTCTACGGAAAACAGAGATGGTAATGTAAGTGTTCTATTAAGTGCCGACTCCGACCTAGGTGGCGTGCAGTGTAGTTTAGACTCAACCTACAGGGAGGTAAAAGTTAAAGTTGGAGACGAATTGCGGCTTAAATGCCAGTGCAATGGTATGCTATTTGACGTTGCCTTAAATCGTTGTGTAATAAAAGATTGA
- the hisF gene encoding imidazole glycerol phosphate synthase subunit HisF produces the protein MPTKRIIPCLDIKDGRTVKGVNFVSLRDAGDPVELAAAYAYKGADELVFLDITATVEGRKTFSKLVEDIARKIDIPFAVGGGISSVEDAEILLRAGADKIAVNSAAIRNPDLVKELAHAFGSQCVVCAIDVKQTELGLEVFSHGGRKATGINAEAWAKRLVDLGCGEILLTSMDHDGTKNGFAIDITRKIAQSVEVPIIASGGAGEMKHFSELFKAEGIDAGLAASIFHFGEIEIPQLKAYLADQGIEIRQ, from the coding sequence ATGCCTACAAAAAGAATTATTCCTTGTTTGGATATAAAGGATGGAAGAACGGTTAAAGGGGTGAATTTTGTGTCGCTCCGAGATGCTGGGGATCCGGTGGAACTAGCTGCTGCTTATGCCTATAAGGGAGCGGATGAATTGGTTTTTTTAGACATCACTGCCACGGTTGAAGGGCGTAAGACCTTTTCCAAACTAGTAGAGGATATAGCGCGGAAAATCGATATTCCCTTTGCTGTGGGTGGAGGGATATCTAGTGTGGAGGATGCCGAAATTCTATTGAGAGCAGGAGCGGATAAAATAGCGGTCAATTCCGCCGCAATCAGAAATCCAGATTTAGTAAAGGAGTTAGCACATGCCTTTGGCTCACAATGCGTTGTTTGTGCTATAGATGTAAAACAAACTGAATTGGGTTTGGAGGTCTTCTCACACGGAGGAAGAAAAGCAACAGGAATAAATGCCGAGGCCTGGGCAAAGAGGCTGGTAGATTTGGGCTGTGGTGAAATTCTACTTACTTCCATGGACCATGATGGAACAAAAAATGGTTTTGCCATCGACATCACCCGCAAAATTGCACAATCGGTAGAGGTGCCCATAATTGCATCGGGAGGTGCTGGTGAAATGAAGCATTTTTCAGAATTATTTAAAGCAGAAGGCATTGATGCTGGTTTAGCAGCTAGCATTTTTCACTTTGGTGAAATTGAAATCCCTCAATTAAAGGCTTATCTCGCTGATCAAGGAATTGAAATACGACAGTAA
- the hisB gene encoding bifunctional histidinol-phosphatase/imidazoleglycerol-phosphate dehydratase HisB — protein sequence MKKAKPILFLDQDGTLIQEVPVTWQVDSWDKVKFMDGALFNLGRIARELNYEFVLVSNQDGLGTDQFPKEPFMSINKHIIETFASVGVQFTGIHIDVSFEDNPAPTRKPGTDMLVDYINNPNYDLANSYVIGDRVTDMQLAKNLGCKGFFLNSGTGFDIDEQSKKWMDENPEMQFVSNWEEIYNLLAKPTKRVEEIYRETSETKIYGSVNLDGTGVAKISTGLGFFDHMLEQIAKHGQVDIYLTCKGDLHIDEHHTIEDCGLALGTAIKNALGDKKGIERYGFALPMDDCKAEVLIDFGGRPYFKWDASFKREKVGDMPTEMFSHFFKSFADNALCNLHITAEGENEHHKIEGIFKAFAKAVKMAKTKSGNPNVLPSTKGVL from the coding sequence ATGAAAAAGGCTAAACCCATTTTATTTCTAGACCAAGACGGAACTTTAATCCAAGAGGTTCCAGTTACCTGGCAGGTGGACTCCTGGGATAAGGTGAAATTTATGGATGGAGCTCTTTTTAACCTGGGCCGTATTGCAAGGGAGCTTAATTACGAATTTGTTCTAGTTTCAAATCAAGATGGGTTGGGTACCGATCAATTCCCGAAAGAGCCCTTTATGAGTATAAATAAGCACATTATAGAAACTTTTGCTTCGGTGGGTGTGCAGTTTACTGGGATTCATATTGATGTGAGTTTCGAGGATAATCCAGCACCTACCCGAAAGCCGGGTACTGATATGTTGGTGGATTACATAAATAATCCAAACTACGATTTGGCCAACTCCTACGTTATTGGAGACCGGGTTACCGACATGCAATTGGCCAAAAATTTAGGATGCAAAGGTTTTTTCCTCAATTCAGGAACGGGTTTTGATATTGATGAACAATCCAAAAAATGGATGGATGAAAACCCGGAGATGCAATTCGTTTCCAATTGGGAAGAGATATATAATCTGCTTGCTAAACCAACTAAGCGTGTTGAAGAAATCTACCGAGAAACCTCTGAAACCAAGATTTATGGTTCGGTAAACTTGGATGGAACTGGGGTGGCTAAAATTTCAACTGGCTTGGGCTTTTTTGACCACATGTTAGAACAAATTGCAAAACACGGTCAGGTGGATATTTACCTTACCTGTAAGGGCGATTTACATATCGATGAGCATCATACTATTGAAGATTGCGGATTGGCCCTCGGTACGGCCATTAAAAATGCTCTGGGCGATAAAAAGGGAATTGAACGCTATGGTTTCGCCTTGCCTATGGATGACTGTAAAGCCGAGGTTTTGATAGATTTTGGTGGTCGACCTTATTTTAAATGGGACGCTAGTTTTAAAAGAGAAAAAGTTGGAGATATGCCAACAGAGATGTTTAGTCACTTTTTTAAATCCTTCGCCGATAATGCACTGTGCAACCTGCATATTACGGCTGAAGGAGAAAACGAACATCACAAAATCGAAGGCATTTTTAAGGCCTTTGCTAAAGCGGTGAAAATGGCTAAAACAAAATCGGGAAATCCAAATGTACTGCCAAGTACAAAAGGGGTGCTGTAA
- the hisA gene encoding 1-(5-phosphoribosyl)-5-[(5-phosphoribosylamino)methylideneamino]imidazole-4-carboxamide isomerase — MEIIPAIDLIDGKCVRLTQGDYQQKVVYNENPLEQAKYFEGIGIKRLHLVDLDGAKAGQVQNLKVLEGICSKTELEVDFSGGISGTPWCNAVFDAGAKYMAIGSVAVKNPSLLEEWISEFGADKIILAADVKNEKVAVSGWEESSDLNIFSFLKYWLDKGIVQTFVTDISKDGMLAGPAFELYQSLLERFPKLHLIASGGVSNASDLQKLKKANLSGAIVGKAIYEGRISELELKSLV, encoded by the coding sequence ATGGAAATAATACCAGCCATAGACTTAATAGATGGGAAATGTGTTCGCCTAACTCAAGGCGATTACCAGCAAAAAGTGGTGTACAATGAAAATCCTCTTGAACAGGCTAAATACTTTGAGGGCATTGGAATAAAACGGTTACATCTGGTAGATTTAGACGGAGCCAAAGCAGGGCAAGTTCAAAATCTTAAGGTTTTGGAAGGCATATGTTCAAAAACCGAGTTGGAAGTAGATTTCAGTGGTGGAATTTCGGGGACTCCATGGTGTAATGCCGTATTTGATGCAGGTGCAAAATATATGGCCATTGGATCGGTAGCTGTAAAGAACCCCTCATTACTAGAGGAGTGGATTTCGGAATTTGGTGCGGATAAAATTATTTTGGCGGCTGATGTAAAAAACGAAAAAGTAGCGGTAAGTGGTTGGGAGGAATCCTCGGACCTGAATATTTTTTCATTCCTAAAATATTGGTTGGATAAAGGCATAGTGCAAACATTTGTTACCGATATCAGTAAGGATGGAATGTTAGCAGGGCCGGCTTTCGAGTTATATCAATCTTTATTGGAAAGGTTTCCCAAGCTCCATTTAATAGCCAGTGGCGGGGTAAGTAATGCCTCAGACCTACAAAAATTAAAGAAGGCAAATTTGTCGGGAGCAATAGTGGGTAAAGCAATTTACGAAGGAAGAATCTCGGAATTAGAACTAAAATCCCTAGTGTAA
- the pckA gene encoding phosphoenolpyruvate carboxykinase (ATP) yields the protein MNNYGKRAKDASLDYLGLSNVAFAYWNLTPAELVEETITRGQGVLTNTGALAIDTGEFTGRSPKDRFIVEDDETRENVWWGDINIKFDQNKFDALYNRITAYLAGKEVYVRDAFACADDKFKMGLRVVNEYPWSNLFVSNMFIRPTDKDIESFNPEWHVINAPGFKADPEIDGTRQHNFAVVSFSRKTIIIGGTGYTGEIKKGIFSVLNYILPQHKNTLSMHCSANIGKDGDTAIFFGLSGTGKTTLSSDPNRQLIGDDEHGWSENSVFNFEGGCYAKTIDLTAEKEPQIYDAIKFGALLENVVLNESDSSVDYCDKSKTENTRVSYPINHIDNAVEPSVGKNPKNIFFLTCDAYGVLPPISKLTRAQAMYHFMSGYTAKVAGTEAGITEPTTAFSACFGAPFMPLHPSKYAEMLGKKMDETKANVWLVNTGWSGGPYGVGSRMKLSYTRAMITAALEGKLDNVEFVNHEIFGVKVPQECPEVPNEILNPKNTWENKASYDEKALALAEKFVNNFKKFEAETSEEIIAAAPNVEVNA from the coding sequence ATGAACAATTACGGCAAAAGAGCAAAAGATGCGAGTTTAGATTACTTGGGTTTATCTAATGTTGCCTTCGCCTATTGGAATTTGACTCCGGCAGAGCTAGTGGAAGAAACCATTACTCGCGGACAAGGTGTATTAACCAACACTGGTGCTTTAGCAATAGACACTGGTGAATTTACTGGTCGTTCTCCAAAAGACCGTTTTATTGTTGAAGACGACGAAACCCGCGAAAACGTGTGGTGGGGAGACATCAACATTAAATTCGATCAAAACAAATTTGATGCCCTTTACAATAGAATCACAGCCTATTTAGCAGGAAAAGAAGTATACGTAAGAGATGCTTTCGCCTGTGCTGATGATAAATTTAAAATGGGTCTTCGCGTAGTAAACGAGTACCCTTGGTCTAACCTATTTGTTAGCAACATGTTTATCCGTCCTACGGATAAAGATATTGAGAGCTTTAACCCTGAGTGGCACGTAATTAATGCTCCAGGATTTAAGGCCGACCCAGAAATCGACGGAACACGCCAGCACAACTTTGCAGTGGTTAGCTTTAGTCGTAAAACCATCATTATTGGTGGAACTGGTTATACTGGAGAAATTAAAAAAGGAATTTTCTCTGTACTTAATTACATCCTACCTCAACACAAGAACACGCTATCTATGCACTGTTCTGCGAACATTGGTAAGGATGGAGATACCGCCATTTTCTTCGGATTATCTGGAACGGGTAAAACAACGCTTTCATCTGATCCGAATCGCCAATTAATTGGTGATGACGAGCACGGTTGGAGCGAAAACAGTGTTTTCAATTTCGAGGGTGGATGCTACGCAAAAACCATTGACCTTACTGCTGAAAAGGAGCCTCAAATCTACGACGCCATTAAATTTGGCGCTTTATTAGAGAATGTTGTTCTTAACGAGAGTGATTCTTCTGTAGATTACTGCGATAAGAGCAAAACTGAAAATACCAGAGTATCCTACCCAATCAACCACATCGACAATGCGGTAGAACCTTCTGTGGGTAAAAACCCTAAGAACATTTTCTTCCTTACTTGTGATGCTTACGGTGTATTGCCTCCTATTTCTAAATTAACTAGAGCTCAGGCGATGTATCACTTTATGAGTGGTTACACGGCTAAAGTTGCTGGAACAGAAGCGGGAATTACTGAACCAACAACAGCTTTCTCTGCTTGTTTTGGTGCGCCATTTATGCCTTTACACCCTAGCAAATACGCTGAAATGTTAGGTAAGAAAATGGACGAGACCAAAGCAAACGTTTGGTTAGTGAACACAGGATGGAGCGGTGGACCATACGGAGTAGGAAGCCGTATGAAATTAAGTTACACCAGAGCAATGATCACTGCAGCTTTGGAAGGTAAATTGGATAATGTGGAGTTTGTAAACCATGAAATCTTTGGAGTAAAAGTTCCACAAGAATGTCCAGAGGTGCCTAACGAAATTCTTAACCCAAAGAACACCTGGGAAAACAAAGCATCGTACGATGAGAAAGCACTTGCTTTAGCAGAGAAGTTTGTAAATAACTTTAAGAAATTCGAAGCTGAAACATCAGAAGAAATTATTGCGGCTGCCCCTAACGTAGAAGTAAACGCATAA
- a CDS encoding DUF5777 family beta-barrel protein, whose amino-acid sequence MVEKITSLLAFVLVLLTGMVQAQDDLFSELDEVQTEDVKYETAFFKQTRVVNSPSIEMTAPGVMNFMIQHRFGTINNGFYDLFGIDNSQVRLSFDFGLTPYLMVGIGRSGLEKTFDLNTKLRILRQQKGTRNIPVSVSFYGATFYKTLKSINELTTANRLSYLGQVIIARKFSPNFSLQVSPTIVHENLTELRSVDNDIFAIGVGARQKVSKRVAINFDYVYRLPGNYLTNTYNSLALGVDIETGGHVFSLHLTNSRGMFDKAYVTETYGDLGNGDLYFGFNINRVFTVAKSREKKELGL is encoded by the coding sequence ATGGTAGAAAAAATAACTAGCCTATTGGCATTTGTCCTTGTGCTTTTAACCGGTATGGTGCAAGCTCAAGATGATCTATTCTCTGAGTTAGACGAGGTTCAAACGGAAGATGTTAAATACGAAACGGCTTTTTTTAAGCAAACGAGAGTTGTAAATAGTCCTTCCATTGAAATGACAGCCCCAGGTGTGATGAATTTTATGATTCAACACCGCTTTGGAACGATTAACAATGGCTTTTACGATCTTTTTGGAATAGATAATTCTCAGGTTAGATTGTCCTTCGACTTTGGTTTAACGCCTTACCTAATGGTTGGAATTGGACGAAGTGGCTTAGAGAAAACCTTCGATCTCAATACCAAGTTAAGAATACTCCGTCAGCAAAAGGGAACTCGGAATATACCAGTAAGTGTGTCGTTTTATGGCGCTACTTTTTATAAGACTTTAAAGTCCATTAACGAGTTAACTACCGCCAATAGATTAAGCTACCTGGGTCAGGTAATCATTGCGCGAAAGTTTTCTCCAAATTTTTCACTTCAAGTCAGTCCAACCATTGTTCATGAAAATCTAACTGAGTTAAGATCCGTGGATAATGACATTTTTGCGATTGGAGTTGGGGCAAGGCAAAAGGTTTCAAAACGGGTAGCAATAAATTTCGATTATGTCTACAGGCTGCCTGGAAATTATTTAACTAACACCTACAACTCACTTGCACTTGGGGTGGACATAGAAACAGGAGGACATGTTTTTTCTCTTCACTTAACCAATTCGCGTGGTATGTTTGATAAGGCATATGTAACCGAAACCTATGGTGATTTAGGAAATGGAGATCTGTATTTCGGTTTTAACATAAACCGCGTTTTTACAGTAGCTAAAAGCCGCGAGAAAAAGGAGTTGGGACTTTAA
- the hisC gene encoding histidinol-phosphate transaminase, with protein MNLKSFIAPHLLGLKPYSNARSEFKGVASVWLDANENPFDKEFDNQINRYPDPLQTKLKKELGTIYGVDSESIFLGNGSDEAIDMVLRLFCVPGQDQVVVQPPTYSMYEQTAAIQNVAVLSCPLNPSFQANLKELKRIIEAEKPKLVFFCSPNNPTGNDMRLNDIEEILRLKQCIVVVDEAYAEFSEQSAINLLQKYQNLVVLRTLSKAFGLAGLRVGVAIASPEIIDFLNTIKPPYNINQLSQLEAHRQISSGRWKGHIENLINERNKLYKALNESGYFESVFPSNANFILVETSRAKELYRNLTQLGIVIRDRGAQVKNTLRISVGTQEENIQLLKAINTFYNEKG; from the coding sequence ATGAATCTAAAGAGTTTTATAGCACCGCACTTATTAGGTCTAAAACCTTATAGTAACGCTAGAAGTGAATTTAAAGGTGTTGCATCGGTTTGGTTGGACGCCAATGAAAATCCATTTGATAAGGAATTTGATAACCAAATTAATAGGTATCCTGACCCATTACAGACCAAACTTAAAAAAGAGTTAGGCACTATTTACGGTGTGGATAGCGAATCTATTTTTCTCGGAAATGGATCAGACGAAGCCATAGATATGGTCCTTCGGCTTTTCTGTGTGCCGGGGCAAGACCAGGTAGTTGTGCAACCACCTACCTATAGTATGTATGAGCAGACGGCGGCCATTCAAAATGTAGCGGTGCTTTCGTGCCCTCTCAATCCATCCTTTCAGGCTAATTTAAAGGAGTTAAAACGCATAATTGAAGCTGAGAAACCGAAATTGGTTTTCTTCTGCTCTCCAAATAACCCTACCGGAAATGATATGCGCCTGAACGACATAGAGGAAATATTGCGATTGAAACAATGCATTGTGGTGGTTGATGAGGCTTATGCGGAATTTTCGGAGCAAAGTGCCATAAATCTGTTGCAGAAATATCAAAACCTTGTGGTGTTAAGAACCTTAAGCAAGGCTTTTGGTTTGGCAGGGTTGCGAGTAGGAGTTGCTATTGCCAGTCCAGAAATTATTGACTTTTTAAACACGATAAAACCGCCGTATAATATTAACCAATTAAGCCAGTTGGAAGCCCATAGGCAAATTAGTTCCGGCCGTTGGAAGGGGCATATCGAAAATCTTATAAATGAGCGAAATAAGCTTTACAAGGCTCTAAATGAGTCAGGATATTTTGAAAGTGTTTTCCCCTCTAATGCCAATTTTATTTTGGTGGAAACTAGTCGAGCTAAGGAATTGTACCGCAATTTAACCCAGCTGGGCATTGTAATTAGAGACAGAGGGGCACAAGTAAAAAATACCCTTAGAATTTCCGTAGGAACTCAAGAGGAAAATATTCAATTATTGAAAGCAATAAATACATTTTACAATGAAAAAGGCTAA